A genomic segment from Flavobacteriales bacterium encodes:
- a CDS encoding TonB-dependent receptor, whose translation MFPRSMRVFLFVLMMLGLHRAFAQQPGRGDGERPMGRTVSGIVLDEKDNPIPYASVALRSKRDSTFLRGTATDLEGHFELQVRPGVYELTASFISYANKTMDVDLRQADVDLGKLSMEPKSELIDEVVVNAEKSYMEMKLDRRVYNVSKDPNNAGSNAQEILQTVPSVTVDVDGTVSLRGSSNVRILIDGKPSGLTGISTQDALRQLPGNMIERIEVVTNASAKFDAEGDAGILNIVLKKDKRAGLNGSFDVNVGYPHNYGGSANLNYRTGKVNFFGSAGIQYRKSPGVGDSYQKFFQTDTTFAYDRTRNQMRGGLSANGRFGIDYFIDKKTTLTTSGMYNRSWNDNHSALKYTDIDENGIVSRTVDRTEDESEKEQNIEANLNFRRTFKTEDQLLTADVRWFVSDDIDNADLAEVGPDYRLDQRTANTENQRNWLFQTDYVHPFGEKVKLETGAKATLRRIDNKYQVDQKNDSTGAWEILNKYDNNFIFDENVYAGYLMASGKIKRFSLQGGLRAEYSDITTQLIKTAEQHHWRYISFFPSAHLSYEFGSNNSLQLSYSRRISRPRFRDLLPFFSLSDNRNFRSGNPNIQPVFTHSVELGHLKTWEKGTLLSSIYYRHSDGVVQRISQADSTGLIVTYPINLSKQNSAGFEFNFSYGLFKWWRTTLNANIFYSVTDGKYEDQSFYAQTFSANGRFTSKWTILKKLDLQTAVMYQAPQNTPQGKTLSMTWWDAGLTMDVLKGNATITFSVKDILNSRKRRWEIDTPTLYSTNDFQWRKRQFVLSFTYRLNQKKKRDRGDRGNAGGGEMDDGY comes from the coding sequence ATGTTTCCAAGAAGTATGCGCGTTTTCCTTTTCGTATTGATGATGCTTGGCCTGCATCGCGCATTTGCGCAACAACCGGGCCGAGGTGATGGAGAACGCCCAATGGGACGGACCGTTTCGGGAATTGTGCTGGATGAGAAGGACAATCCGATCCCGTATGCTTCGGTGGCGTTGCGCTCGAAGCGCGATTCCACGTTCCTGCGCGGAACGGCAACCGACCTCGAAGGCCATTTTGAACTACAGGTACGGCCTGGCGTGTACGAACTGACCGCTTCTTTCATTTCGTACGCCAATAAGACCATGGATGTGGATCTGCGCCAAGCGGATGTCGATCTTGGAAAACTCAGCATGGAGCCCAAATCCGAACTCATTGATGAGGTGGTGGTGAATGCCGAGAAGAGTTACATGGAAATGAAACTCGATCGCAGGGTGTATAACGTGAGCAAGGATCCGAACAATGCAGGAAGCAATGCGCAGGAAATTCTCCAGACCGTTCCGAGTGTAACGGTAGATGTGGATGGAACCGTAAGTCTGCGCGGAAGTTCCAACGTCCGTATTCTCATCGATGGCAAACCTTCGGGATTGACGGGCATCAGCACACAGGATGCGCTGCGGCAACTGCCAGGCAACATGATCGAACGCATTGAAGTGGTGACCAACGCTTCTGCAAAATTCGATGCGGAAGGCGATGCAGGCATCTTGAACATCGTTCTTAAAAAAGACAAACGAGCGGGGCTGAACGGCTCGTTCGATGTGAATGTCGGTTATCCGCACAACTACGGTGGTTCTGCCAATCTCAACTACCGAACGGGAAAAGTGAACTTCTTCGGAAGTGCGGGAATCCAATACCGAAAAAGCCCTGGAGTTGGGGATTCGTATCAGAAGTTTTTTCAGACAGACACCACGTTTGCCTACGACCGCACGCGGAACCAGATGCGTGGCGGACTTTCGGCCAACGGCCGCTTCGGCATTGATTATTTCATCGATAAGAAAACCACGCTCACGACTTCGGGCATGTACAACCGTTCGTGGAACGACAATCACAGCGCATTGAAATACACCGACATTGATGAGAATGGAATCGTGTCGCGAACGGTTGACCGCACCGAGGATGAATCTGAAAAGGAACAGAACATTGAAGCCAATCTCAATTTCAGGCGCACCTTCAAAACCGAAGACCAACTGCTGACCGCGGACGTCCGCTGGTTCGTAAGTGATGACATCGACAATGCCGATCTGGCCGAGGTCGGCCCGGATTATAGGCTCGATCAGCGAACTGCCAATACGGAAAACCAACGCAACTGGCTTTTCCAGACCGATTATGTTCACCCTTTCGGGGAGAAAGTGAAACTGGAAACGGGCGCCAAGGCCACGCTCAGGCGCATTGACAACAAGTATCAGGTGGACCAAAAAAATGATTCCACAGGCGCGTGGGAAATTCTGAACAAGTACGACAACAATTTCATCTTTGATGAGAACGTGTATGCCGGCTACCTGATGGCCAGCGGCAAGATCAAACGGTTCTCACTCCAAGGAGGATTGCGTGCTGAATATTCGGACATCACCACCCAATTGATCAAAACAGCTGAACAGCACCATTGGCGTTACATCAGCTTCTTCCCTTCCGCACATCTGAGCTATGAGTTCGGTTCAAACAACTCGCTGCAACTGAGCTACAGCCGAAGGATCAGTCGTCCGCGTTTCCGCGATCTGCTTCCGTTCTTCAGTTTGTCGGACAATCGGAATTTCCGTTCAGGAAACCCTAACATTCAACCTGTATTCACACATTCTGTGGAACTCGGCCATCTGAAAACATGGGAGAAAGGCACGCTGCTTTCCAGCATCTATTACCGCCACAGCGATGGCGTGGTTCAGCGTATTTCGCAAGCTGATTCTACGGGTCTTATTGTCACGTATCCGATCAACCTGAGCAAGCAGAATTCAGCTGGCTTCGAGTTCAATTTCTCTTACGGCCTCTTTAAGTGGTGGCGCACCACGCTCAACGCCAACATTTTTTACTCGGTGACCGATGGTAAGTATGAGGATCAATCCTTCTATGCCCAAACCTTCAGCGCCAACGGCCGCTTTACAAGCAAATGGACGATCCTGAAAAAACTGGATCTGCAAACGGCTGTCATGTATCAGGCTCCGCAGAACACACCGCAGGGAAAAACACTGAGCATGACCTGGTGGGACGCGGGATTGACCATGGACGTGCTGAAAGGCAATGCCACCATTACGTTCAGCGTGAAGGACATTCTGAATTCGCGTAAAAGACGTTGGGAAATTGATACGCCCACGCTCTACTCCACCAACGATTTTCAATGGCGAAAACGCCAGTTCGTTCTCAGTTTCACCTATCGTCTTAATCAGAAAAAGAAGCGCGACCGAGGCGACCGAGGCAATGCTGGCGGTGGCGAAATGGACGATGGCTATTAA
- the fahA gene encoding fumarylacetoacetase, whose translation MSSWINIAADSDFSLDNIPFGVFSSDGKPRAATRLGDNVIDLDALQKAGFFAGINLPDDIFSNSVLNDFIALGKPVTSATRKRIQELFAANNGELRDNESVRLNAIRKVEEVQMLMPVRVGDYTDFYSSKEHATNVGTMFRDPNNALLPNWLHIPVGYHGRASSIVVSGTPLHRPKGQTKADDADRPTFGPCRLLDFELEMAFIVGKGNEIGTSVSVENAEDHIFGMVVFNDWSARDIQKWEYVPLGPFLAKNFGSSISPWIITMEALEPFRVAGPKQEPAVLPYLEMQKNHSFDIHLQAAIETNSGVAKTVSNSNFKYMYWSMAQQLAHHTVNGCNMNVGDMCASGTISGPTPESYGSMLEITWRGSKPIAMPDGTERKFIQDGDSVVMSAYCEKDGKRVGFGEVRTKVLPAVE comes from the coding sequence ATGAGCAGTTGGATAAACATTGCAGCAGATAGCGACTTCAGTTTGGATAATATTCCTTTCGGAGTTTTCAGTTCGGACGGAAAACCGAGAGCGGCTACGCGATTAGGTGACAACGTCATTGACCTGGATGCGCTGCAAAAGGCTGGTTTTTTCGCTGGCATCAACTTGCCTGACGACATTTTCAGCAATTCAGTTCTGAACGATTTCATTGCGCTTGGAAAGCCAGTCACTTCCGCCACGCGCAAGCGTATTCAAGAACTTTTTGCGGCCAACAATGGCGAATTGCGAGACAACGAATCTGTTCGGCTCAATGCCATCCGAAAAGTGGAAGAGGTGCAAATGTTGATGCCTGTGCGGGTTGGCGATTACACCGATTTCTACAGCAGTAAGGAGCATGCGACCAATGTTGGAACCATGTTCCGCGACCCGAATAATGCACTTCTTCCAAACTGGCTGCATATTCCTGTAGGTTACCACGGCCGCGCTTCATCTATTGTGGTAAGCGGAACTCCGCTCCATCGTCCGAAAGGACAGACAAAAGCCGATGACGCTGACAGACCGACCTTCGGCCCATGTCGCTTGCTCGATTTTGAGTTGGAAATGGCCTTTATCGTGGGAAAAGGAAATGAAATTGGAACCTCCGTTTCGGTTGAAAATGCCGAAGACCACATTTTCGGGATGGTCGTGTTCAACGATTGGAGCGCACGCGATATTCAGAAATGGGAATACGTTCCACTCGGTCCATTTTTGGCGAAGAACTTCGGTTCGTCCATCTCTCCTTGGATCATTACCATGGAAGCGTTGGAGCCTTTCCGCGTAGCGGGACCAAAACAGGAACCTGCCGTTCTCCCCTACTTGGAAATGCAGAAGAATCACAGTTTTGACATCCATCTTCAGGCTGCCATCGAAACAAATTCGGGCGTAGCCAAAACAGTTAGCAACAGCAACTTCAAGTACATGTACTGGAGCATGGCGCAGCAGTTGGCGCACCACACGGTGAATGGCTGCAATATGAATGTGGGCGACATGTGCGCGTCTGGAACCATTTCGGGACCAACACCCGAAAGTTATGGTTCGATGCTGGAGATCACCTGGCGCGGTTCAAAACCCATTGCCATGCCTGATGGAACCGAGCGCAAGTTCATTCAGGATGGCGACTCGGTGGTGATGAGCGCTTACTGCGAGAAAGACGGAAAACGTGTTGGTTTCGGGGAAGTGAGAACGAAAGTTCTTCCTGCGGTGGAATGA
- a CDS encoding TIGR02453 family protein encodes MPYFTPDFLDFFKELAANNNRDWFTENKKRYERSVKEPFNVFVQDVIDRAAKTDDRFAGLAKDAVFRIYKDVRFSKDKTPYKLQMGAVIAPGGKKDVTSPGMYLELGPEHFRFYSGVYLPDKDVLQRIREYILKNLTELDKLLSDKKFVENFGELRGEKNKILPKEFKAAAEKQPYLFNKQFYFFATLPPETILEENLADVVMNYFSASEPMRNYLSKAIGS; translated from the coding sequence ATGCCCTATTTCACTCCCGATTTCCTCGATTTCTTTAAAGAACTTGCTGCGAATAATAACCGAGATTGGTTTACCGAAAACAAGAAACGCTACGAACGATCGGTAAAAGAACCGTTCAATGTCTTTGTGCAAGACGTCATTGATCGAGCAGCCAAGACCGATGACCGTTTTGCGGGACTTGCGAAAGATGCCGTCTTCCGAATTTACAAGGACGTACGTTTCAGTAAGGACAAAACACCTTACAAGTTGCAGATGGGAGCGGTGATCGCGCCCGGAGGCAAAAAGGATGTCACCTCACCCGGAATGTATTTGGAGTTGGGACCGGAGCATTTCCGTTTTTACAGCGGGGTTTACTTGCCCGACAAGGACGTTCTTCAACGCATCCGGGAGTATATTCTCAAGAATCTCACGGAGTTGGACAAACTGCTTTCAGACAAGAAGTTCGTGGAGAATTTCGGTGAGTTGAGAGGGGAGAAGAATAAGATCCTCCCGAAAGAATTCAAGGCTGCGGCCGAGAAACAACCATACCTTTTCAACAAGCAGTTCTACTTCTTCGCAACCTTGCCACCGGAAACCATTCTGGAAGAAAACCTTGCAGATGTGGTGATGAATTACTTCAGCGCCAGCGAACCGATGCGGAATTACCTTTCTAAAGCCATTGGTTCTTAA
- a CDS encoding AMP-binding protein, whose protein sequence is MPLNQLETSALARENYWLKALNEHIAYLRKNSWYYKDQLVWAGPEASELEELSDIKNFPFTEKDDIASRNQDFLCVPMQKVRDIVTTSGTLGGSVASFLTEKDLNRLGENEAGSYRLAGCTSEDTFQLLTTIDKRFMAGLAYFLGSNTLGARMIRSGPGALQLQWESIQRFEPTVLIAVPSFIPRLIKYALDNGIDPNKSSVKKIICIGEAIRDEKLQPNFLAKRITDQWNMQLFSTYASTEMATAFTECEAGNGVHLQPELMFAEVLNEDGEQVKNGESGEVVVTPLGVEGSPVLRFRTGDICHYYDDPCSCGRNTPRLGPVIGRKQQMIKLKGTSLYPNAIIDELNAMKEVVNFVVELQSDELGLDEVVIRALLQGENAQTNVLEHLSGKLRVKPRLILATNEEINYLKFDENERKPRILIDKRSTKTDDE, encoded by the coding sequence ATGCCTCTAAACCAATTGGAAACCAGCGCATTGGCGCGAGAGAATTACTGGCTGAAAGCGCTGAATGAGCATATTGCTTATCTGCGAAAGAACAGTTGGTACTATAAAGACCAATTGGTTTGGGCTGGGCCAGAGGCAAGTGAGCTGGAGGAACTTTCCGACATCAAGAATTTCCCGTTTACGGAGAAGGATGATATTGCCAGCCGCAATCAGGATTTTCTGTGCGTGCCCATGCAAAAGGTGCGAGATATCGTCACCACATCTGGAACGTTGGGCGGTTCGGTTGCCAGTTTTCTGACCGAGAAAGACCTTAACAGACTCGGTGAAAATGAAGCGGGTTCGTACCGTTTGGCAGGCTGCACAAGCGAAGACACATTCCAATTGCTGACCACCATCGATAAGCGTTTTATGGCGGGTTTGGCCTATTTTCTTGGTTCAAACACACTTGGTGCGCGGATGATCCGTTCGGGACCTGGCGCGTTGCAGTTGCAATGGGAAAGCATCCAGCGTTTTGAGCCAACCGTGCTAATTGCGGTGCCGAGTTTCATTCCACGATTGATCAAGTATGCACTCGATAACGGCATTGACCCGAACAAGAGCTCGGTAAAGAAGATCATCTGTATCGGTGAAGCCATCCGTGACGAGAAACTTCAACCGAACTTCTTGGCCAAGCGCATTACGGATCAGTGGAATATGCAGTTGTTTTCAACGTATGCGAGTACCGAAATGGCCACGGCTTTCACAGAATGCGAGGCGGGGAATGGCGTTCATCTTCAGCCAGAACTCATGTTTGCCGAAGTGCTGAATGAGGATGGCGAGCAGGTGAAAAATGGTGAGAGCGGGGAGGTAGTGGTTACGCCTTTGGGCGTGGAAGGAAGTCCTGTGCTTCGTTTCCGAACGGGAGACATCTGTCATTATTACGATGATCCATGTTCTTGCGGAAGAAACACGCCACGCTTAGGACCTGTGATCGGGCGCAAGCAACAGATGATCAAACTGAAAGGAACTTCACTTTACCCGAATGCCATCATTGACGAACTGAATGCCATGAAGGAAGTGGTGAATTTCGTGGTTGAGTTGCAAAGTGATGAACTTGGTTTGGATGAAGTGGTGATTCGGGCATTGCTGCAAGGCGAGAACGCCCAAACCAATGTTTTGGAACATTTGAGTGGTAAATTGCGTGTAAAACCAAGGTTGATCCTCGCCACAAATGAGGAGATCAATTACTTGAAATTCGATGAGAACGAGCGGAAGCCGCGGATTCTGATTGACAAAAGGTCAACGAAAACCGATGATGAATGA
- a CDS encoding AsmA family protein: MIWFKRIAFILFVLLILLAGLACIIVFKYEDDMKEYALEMVHNSIETEVSFNENVVLSLWKDFPLVAVEINDIQIQDSFRKDTLLKVEKAFVQFDVFKLLQNRFTIEGIRVTDGFLRLRRSENNRWNFRVWKEQEKDAPSKTDFSIEILTLQNVHLDYDDRVIDLNIQFYSEKSRLKGRFTNENTRLGLSLNGFMERLTTTGDDRIVELPLSLAGVLNINSKDGIYTIEMGNAVLAGNEMVLDAEWKRVENGTDMQMKVHAGNIEPFVLLPHVWPQMPENIRKLGLSGRADLIFSLNGPFTKTQGPQLDATIRMRDGGLIFQETDVHDLNFEGKLYMKDIKRSKAMQIDFDSFELRTPEGNVQGKGTLTDLSDPRLRLNCTGSSRIEEIVRVAQIEEQLKGNGHISWTLDFEGPLGHEFKTTLNELRDMRWSGNVQLSEAQLQFNSGIPPIENLNASIDMKLGGTRITECSGKIGHMQFDGEVEIARLKDILTEPDSKIELAGNIHIQELDVQQLPKEWQFESETNAESGSSRPVSVKVNATIDRILFNDFTASSVSGIVNMENEKLDVSSLRFMALDGNVRANLTYQPTATGYLLGLDGELHNIDMSRTLAEWNEFGQTTLTSKNLKGRASAILEADIYLDKDHQLQKDLLRVETDIEVSGGQLVKFEPLLAMSRFISVDELNEVKFDTLRNQLSIRNGKIYIPRMTVSSSILNVMVFGEHGFDQEMDYHVNLLMNDLLRRKAKKKETFDGHEIIDEKGKTRLFLWIRGRPGDLKVGFDKKEVKQKIKDDLKKEGQAIKKLFQDEFSGNGNQQVEQPEVQFRLEDDGINTPKKETEEQPETKPVTNEKPKKKKGFFNTEPEKEETEGTFEIEFDP; this comes from the coding sequence ATGATCTGGTTCAAGAGAATAGCTTTCATCCTGTTCGTGCTGCTCATCCTTTTGGCAGGTCTTGCTTGCATTATCGTCTTCAAGTATGAGGATGATATGAAGGAATATGCGTTGGAGATGGTGCATAATTCCATTGAAACGGAAGTGTCGTTCAATGAGAATGTGGTGCTTTCTCTTTGGAAGGATTTTCCACTTGTGGCGGTAGAGATCAACGATATTCAGATTCAGGATTCGTTCCGTAAGGACACACTTCTCAAAGTTGAAAAAGCATTTGTTCAGTTTGATGTTTTCAAACTTCTCCAGAACAGATTCACCATTGAAGGAATCCGCGTAACGGATGGTTTTCTGCGATTGCGCAGGAGCGAAAACAACCGTTGGAATTTTCGGGTTTGGAAGGAACAGGAGAAAGATGCGCCTTCAAAAACCGACTTCAGCATCGAGATTCTCACGCTACAGAATGTGCATTTGGATTATGATGACCGCGTTATCGATCTGAACATCCAGTTCTACTCCGAGAAATCGCGATTGAAGGGACGTTTTACGAATGAGAACACGCGCTTGGGATTGAGCCTGAACGGTTTTATGGAGCGGCTAACGACCACGGGTGATGACCGTATCGTTGAGCTTCCGCTGAGTTTGGCGGGTGTGCTCAACATCAATTCAAAGGATGGCATTTACACCATCGAAATGGGAAATGCCGTGCTGGCGGGCAATGAAATGGTGCTGGACGCAGAATGGAAACGCGTTGAAAATGGTACCGACATGCAGATGAAAGTGCATGCGGGCAATATTGAACCTTTCGTGCTGCTTCCGCACGTTTGGCCACAGATGCCTGAGAACATCCGCAAACTCGGCCTTTCTGGCCGTGCCGATCTTATTTTCTCACTCAATGGGCCGTTCACCAAAACACAGGGGCCGCAGTTGGATGCCACCATTCGCATGCGTGATGGCGGTCTGATCTTTCAGGAAACGGATGTTCACGACCTGAATTTTGAAGGCAAACTTTACATGAAGGACATCAAACGTTCGAAAGCGATGCAGATCGATTTTGATTCGTTTGAGTTGCGAACGCCCGAAGGAAACGTGCAAGGAAAAGGCACGCTTACCGATCTTTCCGATCCGCGTTTGCGACTGAACTGCACGGGAAGTTCGCGCATTGAAGAGATCGTTCGCGTAGCGCAGATAGAAGAACAACTGAAAGGAAACGGACACATTTCGTGGACGTTGGATTTTGAAGGTCCGCTCGGACACGAATTCAAAACCACGCTGAATGAACTGCGCGATATGCGCTGGTCGGGAAATGTGCAACTGTCTGAAGCGCAACTACAGTTCAATTCAGGCATTCCGCCCATTGAAAATTTGAACGCGAGCATCGACATGAAATTGGGTGGCACGCGAATCACCGAATGTTCTGGAAAGATCGGTCACATGCAATTTGATGGTGAAGTGGAGATCGCAAGGCTCAAAGACATTCTCACCGAACCTGATTCTAAGATCGAACTGGCTGGAAATATCCACATCCAAGAATTGGACGTTCAGCAGCTACCGAAGGAATGGCAGTTCGAATCGGAAACGAACGCAGAAAGCGGTTCGAGCAGACCTGTTTCGGTAAAAGTGAACGCCACGATCGACCGCATACTTTTCAATGATTTCACGGCTTCTTCCGTTTCGGGAATCGTAAACATGGAGAATGAGAAATTGGACGTTTCGAGCCTGCGCTTCATGGCGCTGGACGGCAACGTTCGGGCAAATCTCACTTACCAACCAACCGCAACGGGTTACTTACTTGGCCTGGATGGCGAACTGCACAACATCGATATGAGCCGCACGCTGGCCGAATGGAATGAGTTCGGACAGACCACGCTTACTTCCAAGAACCTGAAAGGACGTGCTTCTGCGATTCTTGAAGCAGACATCTACCTCGATAAAGACCATCAATTACAGAAAGATCTGCTTCGTGTGGAAACAGATATCGAAGTGAGCGGTGGTCAACTCGTCAAATTCGAGCCGCTGCTGGCCATGTCGCGCTTCATCAGCGTAGATGAACTCAACGAAGTGAAATTCGACACGCTGCGCAATCAGCTAAGCATTCGAAACGGCAAGATCTACATACCGAGAATGACCGTTTCGAGCAGCATTTTGAACGTGATGGTTTTCGGAGAGCACGGTTTCGATCAGGAAATGGATTACCACGTGAACCTGTTGATGAACGACCTGCTTCGCAGAAAAGCCAAGAAGAAGGAAACGTTCGATGGCCATGAGATCATTGACGAGAAAGGTAAAACGCGGCTTTTCCTTTGGATACGCGGCAGGCCAGGCGATCTGAAGGTCGGTTTCGACAAAAAGGAGGTGAAGCAGAAGATCAAGGATGATCTGAAAAAAGAAGGCCAGGCCATCAAAAAGTTGTTCCAAGATGAGTTCAGCGGAAACGGCAATCAGCAAGTAGAGCAACCAGAAGTTCAGTTCAGATTGGAAGATGATGGCATCAACACACCCAAGAAGGAAACCGAGGAACAGCCAGAGACCAAACCTGTAACGAACGAGAAACCGAAGAAAAAGAAGGGATTCTTCAACACCGAACCTGAGAAGGAAGAAACCGAAGGAACGTTCGAAATTGAGTTCGACCCGTAG
- a CDS encoding DUF3667 domain-containing protein, which yields MAMQHHTHCLNCEAPLRENDRFCPNCGQEDRELEIRFTELVKEFLSSNFNFDTKLGYTIRDLLLKPGEITRQFLAGKRVRYVKPLQLYFFISFVYFLLLGISTETSPNDSYNPKVHLNEVKDRSSVENQPAIVSTDNPSALDSLAKVYDADASPWKKHLVTQAKKSLNPEFEERFTNELFSNFSISMFLLLPVFALIVWLFSKRESPYFMNSVIFSIHFHCVAFLLFSLDMIIGFFADHLATTLVFFVLIPIYLVLAMKRVFDLSWLRSITRTFGVFVVYLFFFAVSIIGILAVSVWNY from the coding sequence ATGGCAATGCAGCATCACACTCATTGCCTCAATTGTGAAGCCCCGCTTCGCGAAAACGACAGATTCTGTCCGAACTGCGGGCAAGAAGACCGAGAACTTGAGATCCGCTTTACGGAACTGGTAAAGGAATTCCTGTCGAGCAATTTCAATTTCGATACGAAACTCGGTTACACCATTCGCGACCTGTTGCTGAAACCTGGCGAGATCACGCGACAGTTCCTTGCTGGAAAGCGCGTTCGATACGTGAAGCCGCTGCAACTCTACTTCTTCATCTCATTCGTGTATTTTCTTCTGCTGGGAATAAGCACGGAAACCTCACCAAATGACTCTTACAATCCGAAAGTTCATTTGAACGAGGTCAAGGATCGATCATCCGTTGAAAATCAGCCCGCCATCGTATCTACCGACAATCCTTCGGCCTTGGATTCCTTGGCGAAGGTTTACGATGCTGATGCAAGTCCATGGAAAAAGCACTTGGTAACTCAGGCCAAGAAATCGCTGAACCCTGAGTTTGAAGAACGTTTCACCAACGAACTGTTCAGCAATTTCTCAATCAGCATGTTTCTGCTGCTTCCCGTATTTGCACTTATCGTTTGGCTGTTCTCCAAAAGGGAATCGCCTTATTTTATGAATTCGGTGATCTTCTCCATCCATTTCCATTGCGTGGCATTTCTGCTCTTTTCGTTGGATATGATCATCGGCTTCTTTGCCGACCATCTGGCTACAACGCTGGTGTTCTTCGTTCTGATTCCGATCTATCTCGTTCTGGCCATGAAACGGGTTTTCGACCTTTCTTGGCTCCGTTCAATTACACGAACATTCGGGGTCTTTGTGGTTTACCTCTTCTTCTTTGCCGTGAGTATTATTGGAATACTTGCCGTAAGTGTTTGGAATTACTGA